In a single window of the Aquarana catesbeiana isolate 2022-GZ linkage group LG13, ASM4218655v1, whole genome shotgun sequence genome:
- the LOC141117813 gene encoding embryonic protein UVS.2-like, producing the protein MNEKVFLLLLGCVTGLVTSLPLSAQIQYHLLGVNKDAPKSEDSEVPQGIFSKILKANKDSKTPMYGGDMLVQNDRSAINCPSCLWPKSDNGTVPVPYIIASSYSPSDLNSIVLAMAEFETLTCVRFVPLTTEDDYIDIVPDDGCYSYLGRTGGSQTVSLGGGCIYRGIIQHELEHALGFYHEHVRSDRDNYVDINFQYISQGYWGNFAKADTNNLGSPYDYGSVMHYDAYAFSNTSNKPTIVPKPDPNVPIGQTIGLSVLDVTKINRLYQCSVCATLLNNKTGIFTSDNYPSAYPNNCDCVWLIRVPSGQASLKFSSFNIQSTPNCDSDYMRIYDGPSKNSPVLLDKMCGSQTIPPLIASTSQMLVQFVTDGAVAGVGFQASYSSVQCGGSFFNSQGSFTSPGYPGNYSPNMNCNYTITAPVGYKISLTISDFHVESATFCMYDYLKLFMDGTQKGPFCGDRTIPVFYSKGNSMVLVFHSDKSNQAKGFQVSYTICEYLSSICLYLISSMDIIR; encoded by the exons ATGAATGAAAaagtcttcctcctgcttctgggcTGTGTTACGGGGCTGGTGACCAGTCTACCTCTATCTGCACAAATACAG TACCATCTACTTGGAGTGAACAAAGATG CCCCAAAGAGTGAGGACTCCGAAGTGCCACAAGGGATCTTCAGCAAGATTTTAAAAGCTAATAAAG ATAGCAAAACACCCATGTATGGAGGCGATATGCTGGTACAAAATGACCGCAGCGCCATAAACTGTCCTTCTTGCCTTTGGCCTAAAAGTGATAATGGTACTGTTCCTGTTCCCTACATCATAGCATCCAGCTACA GTCCCAGTGACCTGAATAGTATTGTGCTCGCCATGGCCGAGTTTGAGACATTGACTTGTGTGAGGTTTGTGCCTCTTACAACAGAAGATGATTACATCGACATCGTTCCTGATGATGG CTGTTACTCATATCTTGGAAGAACTGGTGGAAGCCAGACCGTTTCATTGGGTGGAGGCTGCATCTACAGGGGGATTATACAACATGAACTAGAACATGCCCTGGGCTTCTACCATGAGCATGTAAGAAGTGATCGTGACAATTATGTTGACATCAATTTCCAGTACATCTCTCAAG GATACTGGGGTAATTTTGCTAAAGCGGACACTAATAACCTGGGCAGTCCATATGATTACGGTTCAGTGATGCATTATGATGC CTATGCATTCTCCAACACTTCAAAcaaacccacaattgtccccaagcCTGACCCCAATGTGCCTATTGGGCAGACAATTGGACTGAGTGTCTTGGATGTCACTAAAATTAACCGACTTTATCAATGCA GTGTCTGTGCAACTTTGCTTAATAATAAGACAGGAATTTTCACTTCTGACAACTATCCTTCTGCTTATCCTAATAATTGTGATTGTGTTTGGTTGATCAGGGTTCCATCAGGACAG GCTTCATTAAAGTTCAGTAGCTTTAATATCCAATCCACTCCTAACTgtgactcagactacatgaggatcTATGACGGCCCCTCTAAGAACTCCCCTGTGTTGTTGGATAAAATGTGCGGAAGTCAAACCATCCCTCCACTCATCGCTTCTACAAGCCAGATGCTGGTCCAGTTCGTCACTGACGGGGCTGTTGCTGGGGTCGGCTTCCAAGCTTCATATAGCTCAG TTCAGTGTGGAGGATCCTTCTTTAACTCTCAAGGCAGCTTTACATCTCCGGGATACCCAGGGAACTACAGTCCAAACATGAATTGTAACTACACTATCACAGCTCCTGTTGGATATAAG ATTTCCCTGACCATAAGTGACTTCCATGTAGAGTCTGCCACTTTCTGTATGTACGACTATCTAAAACTCTTCATGGATGGTACACAAAAGGGTCCATTCTGTGGGGATCGCACCATCCCTGTGTTTTACTCCAAAGGCAATTCTATGGTTCTCGTATTCCACAGTGACAAGTCTAACCAGGCAAAGGGCTTCCAAGTCTCTTACACCATCTGTGAGTATCTCAGTTCTATCTGCTTATATCTAATATCATCAATGGACATTATAAGATAA